The Haloplanus salinarum genome includes a region encoding these proteins:
- a CDS encoding competence/damage-inducible protein A — MRVAVVTVGDELLSGDTVDTNASWLCDRLDDRGVSVERITTVPDRVADIARVVNEYRAEYDAVIVTGGVGPTHDDVTMDGVAAAFGRAVVPNEAAAAWIADHGDYSADDLTEGTTHLPEGARLLRNPEGVAPGAALESVYVLPGVPAEMKAMFETVAGEFTGERGYVEEVHTTEPESALIDRLDGVQERFDVSIGSYPGDSVRLKVIAADAATARDAADWLRERVDLATEVEQPEQGDGETGQ, encoded by the coding sequence ATGCGAGTCGCGGTCGTCACCGTCGGCGACGAACTGCTCTCCGGGGACACGGTCGATACGAACGCCTCGTGGCTGTGTGACCGGCTCGACGACCGCGGGGTGTCCGTCGAGCGGATCACGACCGTCCCCGACCGGGTCGCCGACATCGCCCGCGTGGTCAACGAGTACCGCGCGGAGTACGACGCGGTCATCGTCACGGGCGGCGTGGGCCCGACCCACGACGACGTGACCATGGACGGCGTCGCGGCGGCGTTCGGTCGGGCGGTCGTCCCCAACGAGGCGGCCGCGGCGTGGATCGCCGACCACGGCGACTACTCGGCCGACGACCTGACCGAGGGGACGACCCACCTCCCCGAGGGCGCCCGCCTGCTCCGGAACCCGGAGGGGGTGGCACCGGGGGCCGCCCTCGAGTCGGTGTACGTCCTGCCCGGGGTCCCCGCCGAGATGAAGGCGATGTTCGAGACGGTCGCCGGGGAGTTCACCGGCGAGCGGGGATACGTCGAGGAGGTCCACACGACCGAACCGGAGAGCGCACTCATCGACCGTCTCGACGGGGTGCAGGAACGGTTCGACGTCTCGATCGGGAGCTACCCCGGCGACTCGGTCCGGTTGAAGGTGATCGCTGCCGACGCGGCGACGGCCCGCGACGCGGCCGACTGGCTCCGCGAGCGCGTCGATCTAGCGACGGAGGTAGAGCAACCAGAGCAGGGTGACGGCGAGACTGGCCAGTAG
- a CDS encoding DUF5803 family protein → MNRRQLLPLIGLVALVVTSGCAGFFGSQPISNEQLDEEPPAPYVWDNEVNAHITITENARFQAVYRLDDERMELFRRDGFGGRNAIPVSAVRYRYPNGTVITGTELVARGGSINRSRERVSVVLPDDAPSDGGGRLAFTSSSTPKRFSLPTFVNGSYAVVLPPNRRVEVFPFGTVNPRGYEVETDGDRRIIRWDGVEADSVSVQFYLQRDLLIFGGAAAGLTVVGIAGALYYKRRIDELRERREELGLDVETEDDEFRDDPPPGMG, encoded by the coding sequence CTCGTGGCGCTGGTCGTCACCTCGGGCTGTGCCGGCTTCTTCGGCTCCCAACCCATCTCCAACGAGCAACTGGACGAGGAGCCACCGGCCCCGTACGTCTGGGACAACGAGGTGAACGCCCACATCACGATCACCGAGAACGCGCGGTTCCAGGCGGTCTACCGGCTCGACGACGAGCGGATGGAGCTGTTCCGCCGCGACGGCTTCGGCGGTCGGAACGCCATCCCCGTCTCGGCCGTCCGCTATCGCTACCCCAACGGGACGGTGATCACGGGGACGGAACTCGTCGCCCGCGGCGGGTCGATCAACCGCTCGCGCGAGCGGGTGTCGGTCGTCCTCCCCGACGACGCCCCGAGCGACGGCGGCGGCCGCCTCGCCTTCACCTCCTCCAGTACGCCCAAGCGGTTCAGCCTCCCGACGTTCGTCAACGGCTCGTACGCCGTCGTGTTGCCCCCGAACCGCCGGGTCGAGGTGTTCCCGTTCGGGACGGTCAATCCGCGCGGCTACGAGGTAGAGACCGACGGCGACCGGCGGATCATCCGCTGGGATGGCGTGGAGGCCGACTCCGTCTCGGTGCAGTTCTACCTGCAGCGCGACCTGCTGATCTTCGGCGGGGCCGCGGCCGGCCTGACCGTCGTCGGCATCGCGGGCGCGCTCTACTACAAACGACGGATCGACGAACTCCGCGAACGGCGGGAGGAACTCGGCCTCGACGTCGAGACCGAGGACGACGAGTTCCGCGACGACCCGCCGCCCGGGATGGGGTAG